Sequence from the Lysobacter solisilvae genome:
TGGCGGTGGTCGCCGGGCGGGCCCAGGCGACCGTGGCGGCCCTGCAGGTGAAGGACGACCCGGCTGGCTGGTACACGCTGGGTGACTGGGCGCCCCGGGTGCTGGGACCGGCCGACATCGTCCTGATGCGCAAGGATCCGCCGGTCGATCCGGACTTCGTCAACGACACCCAGATCCTGGGCCTGGCCCAGCGGGCCGGCGCCCGGGTGGTCAACGACCCGCAGGGCCTGCGGGACATGAACGAGAAGCTGGCGGCCCTCGAATTCCCCCAGTGCGTGCCCGAAACGGTGGTCAGCCGCGAGGCCGCCGTCCTGAAGGCCTTCGTCCTCGAACAGGGCGAGGCCGTGCTCAAGCCGCTGGACGGCATGGGCGGGCGCTCCATCTTCCGGGTCCGCGCCGGGGACCCGAACGTCAACGTGATCCTCGAGACCCTGACCCAGGGCGGCCAGCACCTGGCCATGGCCCAGCGCTACCTCCCGGAAATCACCGAGGGCGACAAGCGCATCCTGCTGGTCAACGGCGTGCCGGTGGACTACTGCCTGGCGCGCATCCCGCAGGGCGACGAGTTCCGGGGCAACCTGGCGGCCGGCGGGAAGGGCCGGGGCCAGCCGCTGAGCGAGCGCGACCGCTGGATCGCCGCCCAGGTCGGGCCGGAGCTGGTCCGACGGGGCATGGTGTTCGTCGGCCTCGACGTGATCGGCGACTGGCTGACCGAGGTGAACGTCACCAGCCCGACCTGCATCCGCGAACTGGACGCGCAGTTCGGCCTGAACATCGCCGGCCTGCTGTTCGACGCCCTCGAGGCCGGCGCGGGGATGCCCGGGGCATGAAGCCAGCGCGTGGGCCGGGCGCCCGAACGGAGCTTCACGTCACCCCGGCGACGCCCGCCGCGGTGGCACACTCGCCGGGTCATCCCGGTGTCGTGTTCCCGCTTCCGTCCCCATGAGCACCCTTGCCGCCCAGATCCCGCCCCACCCGGGCGAGTACGCCGTCGGCGAGAACCGGCGCATCAGCGCGACCATGGTGCTGTCGGTGCTCATCCACTCGATCGTGCTGCTGGGCGTGGGCTGGGCCGTCGAAAGCGCGGCCCCGATCACGCCGACGCTGGACGTGATCCTGACCCAGACCACCTCGCCGCTCACCCAGAAGCAGGCCGATTTCCTCGCCCAGGCCACCAACCAGGGCGGCGGGGAGCACGACAAGGCCACCCGGCCGCGTGAAACCCAGTCGGGCCCGGCCCCGCAGCCGGAACCCGGCATCGCCCCGCGCACCCTGCGGGCGCAGTCGCCGGCGCCCCAGCCCGCCCCCCAGGACCGCGTCGCCAGCAGCCTGCGCGGCGAAGCCACCGTCGCCCGCGCCCAGGCGACCCCGCCCCCGGACACCCCGGTGATGCCGCGGGGCCGGGAAAAGATCGCCCGCGACATGGCGATGGCGCGGCTGGCGGCCGAGATCCACCTGCGCTCGGAGCGCTACGCCAAGCGGCCCAAGCGCAAGTTCGTCTCCGCCAGCACCCAGGAATACGCCTGGGCCACCTACCTGGCCGAATGGGTCCGCCGGGTGGAACGGGTGGGCAACCTCAACTATCCGGACGAGGCCCGCCGCCGGCGCCTGGCCGGCGCGGTGGTCATCACCATCGCCATCCGCCGCAACGGGACGGTGGAAACCGCGCAGATCGTGCAGTCCAGCGGCATCCAGCTGCTCGATTCGTCCGCCCTGCGCATCGCGCGGCTGGCCGAACCCTACGCCGCCCTGCCCCACACCGAGGAAGACCCGGACATCCTGCATGTCACCCGCACCTGGCAGTTCCTGCCGGGCGGGGAAATGATCGACGACTGAGGCGGGGTGACGCCCGGCCGGGCGGTGGCTTCCGGACTCAAGCGCTCCGGGGAGACATGCCGGCATGTGGCCGGACAGTTGCCGGATCTCTCCCGACATATCCGGGCATATGTCCGGACAGTCTCCCGAACTCTCCCGACATATCGCGGCATATGTCCGGACAGTCGCCGGAACTCTCCCGACATATGCGGGCATATGCCGGACACTCACAGGAACTCTCCCGACATATCGCGGCATATGGCTGGACAGTCTCCGGAACTCTCCCGACATATCGCGGCATATGTCCGGACAGTCTCCGGAACTCTCCCGACATATCGGGGCATATGTCCGGACAGTCGCCGGAACTCTCCCGACATGTGCGGGCATATGTCCGGACAGTCTCCCGAACTCTCCCGACATATCGGGCCATATGGCCGGACAGTCCCCGGATCGCTCCCGACCTGTGCCGGCACGTGCCCACGGAGCGTCCGGCACGTTTCAAGGAACTCCCGCCTTCCGCAGAACCGCTCAGCGGGGCCTTCGATGCCCCGGCTGACCCGGGGGAGCATTCCGGCAACTCAGAGCTTCTTCCACACCGGGCCTTCGCCCGAGCGCCAGTACACGCCCACCGCCCGGGCATAGAGCGAGCGGGCGGGGACCAGGCCGAAGAAGCGGCCGTCCAGGCTGCGGCCGCGATGGTCGCCCATCACCAGGACCTGGCCCGGCGGCAGGGTGAGGGCGAGGACATCCGGGCCACCCCCGGCATCCAGGTTGAGCTGGGCGCTGCGCGCGCCGAACCGCTCCAGGTCCGGCGCCTGCGCCGTGGACAGGGGCTGGCCGTTGATCGTCACGTGCCCGTCGAGGACGCTGACCGTGTCACCGCCGACGGCCACCACGCGCTTGATCAGCCGCTCGCCGTCGGCGGGCGACTTGAACACCACGACGTCGCCCCGGGCAGGCGCGTCGCGGGGCAGCAGGACGGTGTCGGTGAAAGGCACGCGGACGCCGTAGGCCGACATGTCCACCACCACGTGGTCGCCGGGGACCAGGGTCGGCTCCATCGAGCCGCTCGGCACCGTGTAGTGGTTGGCGAAGGACGTCCGCGCGAGAGTCAGCAACACCAGCATCAGCAGCAGCGGCCGGCCCTCGTGGCGCAGCCAGGCGCGCACGCGGCCGGGGGCAGCGCCTTCCGGGGCGTGACGGGCGGTCGGGACTTCGCGGGTCGTGGGCATTGGCAGGCTCCGGGGGCGTGGGCGTCCGCGCCCCATGCGCGGATCGTCGCCCTCCAGTTCCAGACCGGCCGGGACCGCGCCGAGTTCCCGGCTCAGCGCGAGGCGCGCAGGGCCTGCTGCTCGGCGATGGTCAGGGCGACGTTGTTGCGCAGGTAGGCCGGCTCCACGCGCTCGGGCGGCAACGCTTCGCCACGCGCGAAGGCCAGCGCCGCCAGCCGGGCGACATCGCCGGCGCGCGGCAGTGCGGCGGGGTCGATGGTGGCCAGGCGGTCGCCCAGCGTGCGCGCCAGCAGGCCGTCGGCGGCGGAAAACCCCGTGCCCACGCCGTGCCAGCGCTCACCCTGCAAGCGGCCGTCGGCTTCGGGCAATTCGACGCGCTCGGGCGCCAGTACCTGTTCGGGACCGGTGGCCACGGCGTCGCCGTCGCGCAGCTCGAAACCGGCGGCGTAGACCTCGCCCATGCGCGCGTCGATGGACGCCAGCACGCGCGGCCCCGGCGCCTGCATCGCCAGCGCGGCGAGCGTGGACACCGCCACCACCGGCCGATCCAGCGCGAAGGCGATGCCCTGCCCGATCGCCACCGCCAGGCGCACGCCGGTGAAGGCGCCGGGCCCACGGCCGATCGCGATGGCGTCCAGGTCGCCGCGGGCGACGCCGGCCCGGGCAAGCAACTCGTCCGCCCAGGGCAGCGCGAGTTCGGCGTGCCGGCGCGGCGCGAGTTCGAAGCGTTCGAGCACCT
This genomic interval carries:
- the gshB gene encoding glutathione synthase encodes the protein MPLDIVVVMDPIGSIRIAKDSTFAMLLEGQRRGHRLWYVRPGGLAVVAGRAQATVAALQVKDDPAGWYTLGDWAPRVLGPADIVLMRKDPPVDPDFVNDTQILGLAQRAGARVVNDPQGLRDMNEKLAALEFPQCVPETVVSREAAVLKAFVLEQGEAVLKPLDGMGGRSIFRVRAGDPNVNVILETLTQGGQHLAMAQRYLPEITEGDKRILLVNGVPVDYCLARIPQGDEFRGNLAAGGKGRGQPLSERDRWIAAQVGPELVRRGMVFVGLDVIGDWLTEVNVTSPTCIRELDAQFGLNIAGLLFDALEAGAGMPGA
- a CDS encoding energy transducer TonB codes for the protein MSTLAAQIPPHPGEYAVGENRRISATMVLSVLIHSIVLLGVGWAVESAAPITPTLDVILTQTTSPLTQKQADFLAQATNQGGGEHDKATRPRETQSGPAPQPEPGIAPRTLRAQSPAPQPAPQDRVASSLRGEATVARAQATPPPDTPVMPRGREKIARDMAMARLAAEIHLRSERYAKRPKRKFVSASTQEYAWATYLAEWVRRVERVGNLNYPDEARRRRLAGAVVITIAIRRNGTVETAQIVQSSGIQLLDSSALRIARLAEPYAALPHTEEDPDILHVTRTWQFLPGGEMIDD
- the lepB gene encoding signal peptidase I, with product MPTTREVPTARHAPEGAAPGRVRAWLRHEGRPLLLMLVLLTLARTSFANHYTVPSGSMEPTLVPGDHVVVDMSAYGVRVPFTDTVLLPRDAPARGDVVVFKSPADGERLIKRVVAVGGDTVSVLDGHVTINGQPLSTAQAPDLERFGARSAQLNLDAGGGPDVLALTLPPGQVLVMGDHRGRSLDGRFFGLVPARSLYARAVGVYWRSGEGPVWKKL
- the tsaB gene encoding tRNA (adenosine(37)-N6)-threonylcarbamoyltransferase complex dimerization subunit type 1 TsaB — encoded protein: MKLLAFETATEACSVALWLDGEVLERFELAPRRHAELALPWADELLARAGVARGDLDAIAIGRGPGAFTGVRLAVAIGQGIAFALDRPVVAVSTLAALAMQAPGPRVLASIDARMGEVYAAGFELRDGDAVATGPEQVLAPERVELPEADGRLQGERWHGVGTGFSAADGLLARTLGDRLATIDPAALPRAGDVARLAALAFARGEALPPERVEPAYLRNNVALTIAEQQALRASR